A region of the Conger conger chromosome 6, fConCon1.1, whole genome shotgun sequence genome:
TGACGCTGTATGAAAACAGCAGGTCATGAAACTGCACATTTTTGCTCACAGGCGGAATAATTTGTGAACAAACTAGAAATAAATTAGAATTTTCTGATGCAAATGCGGtgcaaatacaataaaacacacacgtgtatgctggcatttacatttttacatttttgtcatttggcagacgcttttggCATGCATGGTACACTTAGATATTAATCTATTCGAGTACAGGGTCAATTTGTCATGTGTAGCTTTGTCAGTTACAGTGCCTCATTGTCACCAGACTGCCAAAGTCCAAATATTTCTGGCATCTAAAGAGCTAAATCACTTAGGTTATGCATTATGTTTGACTCTGGTCTGGTTGCGACATCTTCCTGAAAGTCTGTGTAGCTCATGCATGCGTGTTCaccatttttctgtgtgtatatgagaaCACAACTGTGACTGGGGAAACTTTtgcccccaacccccaaattaaatttttgtttaaaaagctGTCTTTATTGGGAGGCACGGCTTCTACGATGACATCATTGATACTAAGGGGCTGGGCGGGGCCTGGCAATGAGGGCACAGGGCAATGGTTTGGTTGCATGGGCAGACTGGATTTCTGTAGGTGGCTGTTCAGGTGCTGTGCTCCATGTCAGTGCCCTTAGTCACAGGGTGTATTTGTGAGCTTCATTTAAGAGTGACTGTGACACAGGTGGATTgttatttttggttgttttttgtgggggttttttttataatgACCCCAAGGACCCCTTGAAAAACCAGAATACTGATCAATTATTAGTGAGTGGACTACCCtggttatatatatacactgctTATCAAAACCTGCTTGCAGTGCAATCTGTTTTTTAGCATACAAGtctgtttatttaaatatagGATATTTGGCCCGTGACGTATTCATGGAGATACAGCAAAGTTACGCAATTGGTCCGGTGTAATAAAAAGAGGGCACTGTCAAAACTGGTAACAGGACCTGAGAAAGGCTGGCCAACGTGGGCACTTTTAAACGGAACACTGCTGAATTAAAGATGAAACGAGGGGGAACTCGTGACTGCAGGTCTCCGTTACCGCATGTAACTGAACCCCGGCTCTTTTCTCTGCGGCAGGCTGGACCGTGTGCCCATGATGTACACTGACCGGGCCCTGCCAGTGGGCTGTACACACTTTCaatcagggagagagggagcgagagagaaagagagagagggggtgagaaagagagagagagaggggggggggagaagagagagagtgttgggggacaaaagagagagaggaggaggggaagagaaagagtgggggaaagggagagagacagagagagtgagagggagagagataggaagggatggacagagggagggagagaaagcaggaaagtcacacagagagaggggtagggggagagagtgatggagaaagaaagcagagagtgagagagagcgaagtaaatagagggatggagggaggttgggagagggagagagtgaagggGAGTGATAGAAAGaacaagagagtgagaggtatagagggaagagagacagaatgagagagggggagagagtgatggagaaagAAAGCAGAGAGGAAGATAGAGGGACagaaggaggtgggggagggagagtgaaggAGACTGATagaaaaagtgagagagaggtagagagggaagagagacagaaggagagagagggggaaagggtgAGATTGATGGCGAAAGAATGCAGAGCGACGGAGAtagaggaacagagggaggtgggtggagagaaagagcaagatagagagacagggaagagagacagaacgagagagagagagagagagagagagagagagaggaaagggagggTGAAAAAGCCTTCATTTCAGTATACACAGCTGCACCAGTAGACTGGCAGAAGCCCTGGCGGTGACAGGCGGTGACAGACACTGGATCCTgtgtcccccacacacactccacaaagAGTACATTTACAGGGCCCGCATAATGTCTCCGCCTCTCACAATACTCCATTGGGAGCTGGGAGTTTGGCATTCCAGATCTGCACAGAGGACACTGCCTGCCACCTCTTGTAGCTCACTTGTATGGGCCGCGATTCTATAGCCCGTGCCATCATCTCCACTGATAACAACCGCCTTTGTGATGGCCTAACGCATGGAAGCAAAACCATAATCCAAACAATTTCTACCACAATTGTTACTACTATGGTAAATTGTAAATGGACTACATTTACATAGCGTTTTTATGCAaggcgctttacaattgatgcctctcattcacccattcaccctcacactcactcaccaacggtgataggctgccatgcaaggtaccaatcaccCTGTCGGGAGCAATAGGGGATTAGCCATCTTtctcaggggcacttcgacacacccagggcagcaGATCGAACTGACAATCTTCCAACTGCCTTGGAACTGCCttctgctcttacctcctaatGTCACAAACTTGTAACTACTACCAACACAACTACTATCACTACTACAACTAATATTGCTACTACTACCACCATAAATACTGCTCCCATCATTATCATAACAACAaaaactacaactactactacaactcCTAAAAAGGAGAAATTGGAGGAATTGGAATCGGAATGTTGTTTCAAGTTCAGACATTTCTGGtctgaacacatttttcaagGTTTACACTCAGATGACATTGACTCAGGCGGTAGGAGCAGCcgtctggcagccggagggttgctggttcgatcctaccctgggtgtgtcaaagtgtccctgagcaaaactcCTAACCCcaaaattgctcctgacaagctggttctGTGCCTTGCATGTGTataagaatgggtgaatgagaagcctcacttatacagcactttggataaaggcactatataaattccaaccatttaccattctccaATGTACCTGTAAACTGTACCCTTCGGTCAGCGGCTGGTGCATACCATTGGATTTGCATACTTACGAAGTTTGACATGCAAGACCGGGAGTTAAATAGCCTGTGTGATTATCTCAGGCATCAGCTACAGACATCTCCTTCTGCTTACAACACCACAGATATCCTGCCAGTTTCATGCAGTTAAGGGTTCCAAACACTGACCCCTGGGTCACCTCAATGGGTCCCATCAGGTGTCAGTAATCAGGGACTGAAAATGGACTGAGAAAtagcaatttatttttcttgtctgAGAGCCAAATTACGGTATTTTTGGACTTGGGTCTCACTACATTTACTTTGCTTCCCCGATCCATTCCCAGTGCCTGGTCCACATAATTACGTGACCATAACCCTGTATTGTAAATTCCTGCATTTGCCCATGTTTCTGTTCGTACAATCGCTGCATTTCCAACCCCTTGGCCCAGGCCTTCTTGGAAACTTTTTTCACAATTATTAACTTGAGAAATATTAACCTGGTTAACGAatgattaaccctttcagtcccaagcccagtatgaagtgtctccacccaaatcccaagggctTTTGGCATTGATTGAGAAAATGGAGAATGATGAGAacatttagtagggttttaattaGGGCTCAAAACAACAGTACAGCAATCATTTTGATaagttgaaaaggtataaggtcatatgacactcttgggattttacggtagttacgCTTCAGTTCCATATGGCTTGGGACTAAAAGGGTCAAGTAAATCAATGAACATTTTAAACCGAGTTGAATGAGAGGGTAGGAGATACTCACTTCtgggagggggctggggggctgggtTAGGATGCCTCCGACATATACCACGTGCGGGAGGGTGGGTCGGGGAAACTCCAGGGCCATGTCCGTACAGAGCATCCAGAGCCGGCTGCCCTGGACCAGCTCATGCATGGACACCTGAGGCTGGACGTTGTGCTTCTTCATTATCCGGTCGTACTTGGGCAGCACCAGGAACTGGACCCCGAAGCGGGACACCAGGTAGACAGCCGTGTTTGTAATCCTCTGCAGGAGGCTCATCTTGTCGGTGAGGAGGGAGTTGAACTCCGGGACATAGGACAAGGGGGCGGGGGCACCGACCTCCGCGGGGTACCAGAGGCCCGTGCTGAAGACGGCGTAGCGGACGCCCAGGAGATGGGCGATGACGAAGCCGCACATCTCGTTTGGGTCGACGAGGAGAAGGTCGAACTTCTCCTCCTTGAGCCGGGACATGACGGACTCACTCCCCACCATCACGTCACAGTTCTGGGAGTAGTGGTCCAGGATGTCGAAGAGTTCCAGCGCCGTCAGACGCCCCGAGAAGATGTTCTTCACCTTGCTCTGCAGGAAGTCGTCCGCCGAGGTGCTGTTGAAGATGCCCGGGTAGCGCTGGAGCCGGTAGTGTTCGGAGGGGGGCACCTCACGACCCTCGGACACCAGGAATACCGTGTCGTGCCCCTCCTGGTGCAAGGCCGACGCCAGAGTCTTGAAGATGTACAGGTGGCTCTCAAACATGATTGGAGGCACGATGACAATTTTGGCAGCCTGTGTCAAGCTAGCAGCAACGCACCACAGAATCACAGCTATAGCAGGACACAACTTCATGGCTGTTggagggggaaagaaaaacaaagatgtTGTGAACATGATAGCAGGAGCAAAAGCGGACCATGTCTGTGGAGGACAACTAATAGCCTAGTGGCTTGTCAGGtaactggaaggttggtggttcaagggccagtgtagccatgatcaGATCcgttttcccctcttttctaagcctCAAAATGGTTCGATTTTtccccaaagacagctctgtggtcttcatgttggtctTTTCTAACAAGGCTAAAagcaagagtagacattcagaactattaaTTTTTTAACCATACACCtatcagtcacatgttccaataaattTGCTCACTTAACAATTGGGTGggctgatacaaaaggtgatatgtttgaagttgtttaacaaatctagattaaaataacaggaaataaaagctgaaattctgatccGTCCACCGTCATGTaaatcttttgacctcaaactcaattgtcttcagtttatatcaaaaacaaaggaattgactttGCTGTCCCAGTACCTTCGGAGGGAACTGTATGCCTAACAATGactctttgtttgttttatctcCTACCGTCACCTTAGATAATAGCATCATATAAGAGGAATTAAATTTCTAGAAAAATGATTAATCTATTCACACCCCTCTACACAATCCTTACACCTGAAAGGCCCTAAATATCGCTACCCACTTTGATCCCACGGGTAGCCACCGAAACAGAATCAAGTTATCCGTCGACCTACTTGTTTAAagaaatttaaaatgaatgtcattCTTTGTAACAAGACAAGAAATGTGGATGCTCATTGTTCCGCATAAAACAAGCATTAAACACACTAAAAGAACTATTGTGTGGACTCGCCCACAGTAAAGGACAAAGGGTGTTAGGGGACAATATCGAATATCCATTTTAAGAAGTGTCTCCCAAGAGCTTGCACAAACTAACAAAGGCCAACTTCATTGAGATATTAAAATGGTCGCACCCAATTGAGGCCCATTCAGCTATACACATGTGCTTGCGCAGGCACATtaagagacacagacacaggatgaATTCCACGCACTAACAGGGGGGAACCTCGCAACCCTCGGACACCAGGAATACCGTGTCGTGCCCCTCCTGGTGCAAGGCAGACGCCAGAGTCTTGAAGATGTACAGGTGGCTCTCAAACATGATTGGAGGCACGATGACTATTTTGGCAGCCTGTGTCAAGCTAGCAGCAACGCACCACAGAATATAGCAGGACACAACTTCATGGCTGTTggagggggaaagaaaaacaCGATCGTGAACACGATAGCAGAGCAGACGTAGACCGTGTCTGTGGAGGGAAACCTAAGGCCTTGTAGCTAAGGGGCTTGTCTGGGACCTAGAAGgttggtgtagccatgataatatccgtgtgcagctgttgggcccctgagcaagcccttacccccacattgctcctgcttagtctaatcaatgccCCTTTGGATAAAGTGTCATCTAAATAActctaatgtaatgcaatatcgatcttgtaaaaaaaattgaaaacccCACACCCTAATCTTCATTGCTCTCATGTATTGAACTTGGTATATATACAAGGTTTCAGCTCATGGGTCTTGACCTGGTGAAAACCTGAGGCTAGGAATTTGTACCATAGTTCAATGAATGTGAACAATGAAGAGCAGTGTGCTGAGTGTTTCATTCTTCCTCCATTTGATTTCCCCTATAAATCCAGCGCGCACACAAAGACCAGGCTGTGCGTATGTTGATTCTACCTCTCGGTATGTGATGGCATATCTTTCAATCTCCAATCTTTATTTGGTTTGCTGGTAGGgtttaaaacattaaacaatGGCCACATTAAAACTGACAAAAGACCACGATCAAACAATACGAcaataaaagaataaataaacaatataacacAACTTCTCGTCAGAAGCGACATAAAAGCAATGCACTTTTGCATGTTACAAAGTGTACGTTCACAATGCGAAGGAGCCATTAATGAGCCATTTCATGTCAAGCCTGTCAATTTCCATTTAGACAAAGGATACCATGGGTCTCTGGTTTTCCATACTCAGctgtggccaatcagtagcattacttgttcagttaattacctgagaggaaagaaaaccagggctggatttggattcaagggtcCAGGCCTGGTCCGCAACAGCATACTTGTCTACTATTGAGTCTACAAGTCACATTCGTGTTGTGTACAAGTTGTAAACTtaatagtaggcaagtaagtGGTTTTGGACATGGTCGTAGTCCTTCTGACAGGCCCTATAAAATTAAAGTTGAAGGGAAAGTACTAGAACTTCTTCTGCACAATATATGCCAATCAACCactctttatttgttttatccCCTACCGACACCTTAGCTAATGGCATCAGATAAGAGGAATTACATTTCTAGAAAGATGACTCACCTATTCACACCCATCTACACAATCCTTACACCTGAAAGGCCCTAAAAGTCGCTACCCACTTTGATCCCCCAGGTAGCCACCGAAACAGAATCAAGTTATCTGTCGACCTACTTGCTTAAagaaattttaaatgaatgtcatGCTTTGTAACGAGACAAGAAATAGGGATTGTTCCGCATAAAAGAAACCACATATCAAACACACTAAAATAACTATTGTGTGGACTTGTGTGGACAGGTATTAGGGGACAATATCGAATATCTGTTTTAAAAAGCGTTTCCCAAAAACGAACTAGCACGAACAAACAAAGCCCAGCCGATTCAGATATAAAAATGGTCGCACCCCATCGAGGCAAAGCCAACCATACAGATATGCATAGACAGATGTAGAGACAGAGCTGAATTCCATGCCTTCCACACTAACAGGTTTATGTTGAGTTCAATCAAATGATACAACCAACACATTCCATCACAGATAGTCTCCAACACAAACACTGTCCCACTAGCAGGCAGTCAGAAACCATGTGCCACGGCATAGCCGGATGGTTTGGCCTATTTTGATGGTGACGCTTAAATCATTAACGGTCTGTCTTAGTCTGAGAGTTGTGGAGGATTCGCATGAGAGACAGGACCCGTGCCTGCAGACCGTCCATGAGCAGATACTCATCAGACAGGCCAGGGAAATTCTCTCAGACCCTTCCACGTGAGCCCAGTTCCTCCCTTCAGGCTCAGCCTATAGGGCCTCTCCGTGTAA
Encoded here:
- the ugt8 gene encoding 2-hydroxyacylsphingosine 1-beta-galactosyltransferase — its product is MKLCPAIAVILWCVAASLTQAAKIVIVPPIMFESHLYIFKTLASALHQEGHDTVFLVSEGREVPPSEHYRLQRYPGIFNSTSADDFLQSKVKNIFSGRLTALELFDILDHYSQNCDVMVGSESVMSRLKEEKFDLLLVDPNEMCGFVIAHLLGVRYAVFSTGLWYPAEVGAPAPLSYVPEFNSLLTDKMSLLQRITNTAVYLVSRFGVQFLVLPKYDRIMKKHNVQPQVSMHELVQGSRLWMLCTDMALEFPRPTLPHVVYVGGILTQPPSPLPEEFLSWANSAEEKGFVLVSFGAGVKYLSDDIAKKLAGALGRLPQKVIWRFSGIVPSNLGNNTKLVEWMPQNDLLGHPNIRAFLSHGGLNSIYEAMYHGVPVVGVPLFGDHYDTMTRVEAKGMGIMLEWKRMSEEDLYQAMVKIMKDNRYKERAQVLSHIHKDQPGHPVTRAVYWISYILRHHGADHLRSSIYSIPTYQYFLLDIVAVVTAALLALAYAGYRIAKLVTATRCGASSGDKANGHCHNGLPNGKHRKNGHIKLEKKVK